The nucleotide window GTCAACAACAAGTACCTGCGCTTTTCTCAGGGCATTTTCATTTTCTTTGCTCCCGGAAAACAGAATATAAGGTACAGTGATTGATTTGCAGAGTTTTGTCAGGTGTGAGGTGTGAATTTCATGGGGAACGATAATCATCTTCAGAGGGAATCCGGTTTCGGCAATATACCGGGTAAGAAGAGCCTCATCAGGTTCCCATGTGCTCCCTGCAACTACTACAAGATGCCCGTCGGCAAACCATCCTGCTTCAGGAAGGGTTTTTTCTTCCGAGGCAATCTGAATTACCCTGTCAAACCGTGTATCTCCGCTTACAGAAACTTGGGCAATACCTATATCACTTAGAAGCCTGGCCGAATTCTCATCCTGGGTGAAAATATGGCTGAATCTGAGCAAAATGTTGCGGTACCAGGTTCCGTACCATCGGAAAAAAAGCTGGCCCGGCCTGAAAATGGCAGAGATAAGAAACAGCCTGGTTTTATTCTTATGAGCTGCCTGAAGAAAGTGAAACCAGAATTCGTATTTGACAAAAAGAGCAGCTACCGGTTTTACAGTATCTATCCATCGTTTAGCATTGCGGGGTGTGTCAAGCGGCAGATAGGTGACGCAATCGGCCAGGGGATAATTTTTTCTGATTTCGTAACCTGAAGGGGAATAAAAACTCAGAAGAATGAATACATTATCTCCGGAATGACGCCTGATAGCCTCAATAACAGGCCGGCCCTGTTCGAATTCTCCGAGCGAACTACAATGGACCCAGACAACCGGTTTTTGGTTTTTCTCCAGAGCGCTTTTCAGACGGGGGTACCAGTTTTTTCGTCCTTTCAGCCACAGGGCGGCCTTGTGATTAAACGGAGAAACAATTACTATGCCGGCATAATATAACCACAGAGATATTTGATAAAGGAATTTCACAGAAAAGAATTTTATCGTGCAAAGTTAACCCAAATGGTTGTGATTCTGCCAGTGTTTTTATCCCGGATTGCGCATCAGGAGTTCAAGCGAACCAATGCGCAGTGGTTTGGCTTTCAGTGGTGGAATCCGGGCAAATCCCGCTGAAACGGAGTGAAAGCGGCCCACCAG belongs to Bacteroidales bacterium and includes:
- a CDS encoding 3-deoxy-D-manno-octulosonic acid transferase, yielding MKFLYQISLWLYYAGIVIVSPFNHKAALWLKGRKNWYPRLKSALEKNQKPVVWVHCSSLGEFEQGRPVIEAIRRHSGDNVFILLSFYSPSGYEIRKNYPLADCVTYLPLDTPRNAKRWIDTVKPVAALFVKYEFWFHFLQAAHKNKTRLFLISAIFRPGQLFFRWYGTWYRNILLRFSHIFTQDENSARLLSDIGIAQVSVSGDTRFDRVIQIASEEKTLPEAGWFADGHLVVVAGSTWEPDEALLTRYIAETGFPLKMIIVPHEIHTSHLTKLCKSITVPYILFSGSKENENALRKAQVLVVDKIGLLSTLYRYGAIAYIGGGFGKGIHNILEAAVYGRPVLFGPNYHKALEAKEMKELGCGIPVHSYDELKENMDQLIRNTSLREKLAEASASYVRKNTGATRTILQHIAECLPSVTTITQR